One part of the Bacillus sp. FJAT-45350 genome encodes these proteins:
- a CDS encoding response regulator transcription factor, translating to MYKVFIVEDDFLMRYSLEVMLNNEDDMKVIGKAENGEEAIKKISNEQPDIVLMDIRLPIMDGITCTKLIKEKFPNIVVLILTTFNEDEYIYEGLAYKANGYILKNINNDKLIKTIREAAKGQFIMPEEVAAKLSNRLHKLYDHASLSMKLNKIFDYLEQDNIQLSKKEREIVELVLEKLNNREVAKRLFISEGTVKNYLTVLYTKLGVKNRNQLIDYFRKLDKKQLN from the coding sequence ATGTATAAAGTATTTATTGTGGAAGATGATTTTTTGATGCGCTACAGTCTAGAAGTAATGCTAAATAACGAAGACGATATGAAAGTTATTGGTAAGGCTGAAAATGGAGAAGAGGCCATAAAAAAAATCAGTAATGAACAACCTGACATTGTGCTAATGGATATTCGATTGCCGATAATGGATGGGATTACATGCACAAAACTTATTAAAGAAAAATTCCCTAATATCGTTGTATTAATTCTTACTACTTTTAATGAAGACGAATACATTTATGAAGGTTTAGCCTATAAGGCAAATGGTTATATTTTAAAAAATATTAATAACGATAAGCTTATTAAAACAATAAGAGAAGCAGCTAAAGGACAATTTATTATGCCAGAAGAAGTAGCTGCTAAATTATCAAACCGTCTCCACAAACTCTATGACCATGCCTCTCTTTCTATGAAACTAAACAAAATTTTTGACTATTTAGAGCAAGATAATATCCAGTTAAGTAAGAAAGAAAGAGAAATTGTCGAATTAGTATTAGAAAAACTTAATAATCGAGAAGTAGCAAAACGGTTATTTATTAGCGAAGGAACAGTAAAAAATTATTTAACAGTACTTTATACAAAACTCGGAGTTAAAAACCGAAATCAATTAATCGATTACTTTAGAAAGTTAGATAAAAAACAATTAAATTAA
- a CDS encoding sensor histidine kinase → MDKVTFDKEIIGVCELIDTVEKHLVYESKIKAFTTSKPIDSNHSDLAIIIDVTQTLRVFKKLIKNVIEDLRKDSTPLGLSCEQKESQIIFKITLPSSLITDDEIEFIFEKLYQARKVNSSNTGLGLTLAKEIIEKQGGEIWVEKDKAAIYFVCISFPTV, encoded by the coding sequence ATGGATAAGGTAACATTTGATAAGGAGATAATTGGGGTATGTGAATTAATTGATACAGTTGAAAAGCATCTAGTGTACGAAAGTAAAATAAAAGCTTTTACCACGAGTAAACCCATAGACAGTAACCATTCTGATCTTGCTATTATTATTGATGTTACTCAAACGCTACGAGTATTTAAAAAGCTGATAAAGAATGTAATTGAGGATTTAAGGAAAGACTCTACTCCACTAGGTTTGAGCTGTGAACAGAAAGAATCACAAATCATTTTTAAAATTACGCTTCCGAGTAGCCTAATTACAGATGACGAAATTGAATTTATATTTGAAAAGCTTTATCAAGCACGTAAAGTAAATTCATCGAATACAGGGTTAGGACTTACATTAGCAAAGGAAATTATTGAGAAGCAAGGTGGGGAAATTTGGGTTGAGAAAGACAAAGCAGCGATTTATTTTGTTTGCATTTCTTTTCCTACAGTATAG
- a CDS encoding 7TM diverse intracellular signaling domain-containing protein, whose product MLQMLSIGMLFIMGVYYLVVYSFQRKNLSMLFFGLFCLAMTVRTLLVGDILLLTLYNELDWTVLKKLEYLSENVSYIAFVLFLRYLFPYEINKAFVFIAILIGTVFSLIVLVTSIGTFTSLMPLMMVVIGLSGIYLLYVYLTAAIKKREGALIGFIFAIICFMTIMNDYLHHNEIIQTMDLLPYGFSLFLLAQIIIISMNYSHLFKKVDSLTYEVYELNQSLENKLAEDG is encoded by the coding sequence ATGCTCCAAATGTTGAGTATCGGAATGCTTTTCATTATGGGAGTTTATTATCTTGTGGTTTACAGTTTTCAAAGAAAAAATTTATCGATGCTTTTCTTTGGACTATTTTGTTTAGCGATGACTGTACGTACATTATTAGTAGGCGATATATTGCTCTTAACGTTATACAATGAGCTTGATTGGACTGTCCTAAAGAAATTAGAATATTTATCTGAAAATGTGAGTTACATAGCATTTGTATTATTTCTAAGATATTTATTCCCATATGAAATTAATAAGGCTTTTGTTTTTATTGCTATACTAATAGGAACTGTTTTTAGCTTGATTGTATTAGTGACTTCTATAGGGACGTTTACTTCTTTAATGCCGTTGATGATGGTTGTTATAGGCTTATCGGGGATATATCTTTTATATGTATATTTAACTGCAGCTATAAAGAAGCGAGAAGGGGCACTAATTGGATTTATTTTTGCTATAATCTGTTTTATGACAATTATGAATGATTATCTTCATCATAATGAAATTATTCAGACAATGGACTTACTACCTTATGGTTTCAGCTTATTTTTATTAGCACAGATTATTATTATATCGATGAATTATTCACACCTTTTTAAAAAGGTTGATAGTCTGACATATGAAGTGTATGAATTGAATCAATCGTTAGAGAATAAATTAGCTGAAGATGGATAA
- a CDS encoding SiaB family protein kinase translates to MNHYKLEGAFNLSISHLLNLQNLLRDEGVLISFSGRFSQSIIEELGAALKKYLEEENKPKNNIYNIFAIFIEQTQNIKNYCTLNQNHPNYEKFAQSCIVTIGIENETNYIHSGNLILNKDVNNLVEKVEALQKLNKDDLKKLFKEKRKESLILEEGSAGLGLIEIARKASSPLNYSITRIDDQFSFFTLKVLV, encoded by the coding sequence ATGAATCATTATAAATTGGAAGGGGCCTTTAATTTGTCAATCAGTCATCTGCTTAATTTACAAAATCTACTAAGAGATGAAGGGGTACTTATAAGTTTCTCAGGAAGATTTTCACAAAGTATTATTGAAGAGTTAGGCGCAGCTCTAAAAAAATACCTCGAAGAAGAAAATAAGCCTAAAAATAATATCTATAATATATTCGCTATTTTTATTGAGCAAACACAAAACATCAAGAACTATTGCACATTAAATCAAAATCATCCAAACTATGAAAAGTTCGCCCAATCATGCATTGTAACGATAGGTATTGAAAACGAGACAAATTATATTCATTCAGGAAACCTTATCTTAAATAAAGATGTTAATAACCTTGTAGAGAAGGTAGAAGCTCTCCAAAAGCTAAATAAAGATGACTTGAAAAAACTATTTAAAGAAAAAAGAAAAGAATCTCTTATTTTAGAAGAAGGAAGTGCTGGTTTAGGTCTAATCGAAATCGCGAGAAAAGCAAGCTCTCCATTGAATTACTCAATTACTAGAATAGATGATCAATTTTCCTTTTTTACTCTAAAGGTTTTGGTTTAG
- a CDS encoding DUF1987 domain-containing protein, with the protein MNLLQIESTNSTPEINFDSENNVLVMKGQSYPENAYKFYEPLFLWIDHFLEQLQSGHSVRIELDLPYINTSSSKCLMMLLDKFEEANSPDNPFSLFWYCDMENESEVECAEEFVEDLTFSYEIIQRND; encoded by the coding sequence ATGAATTTATTACAAATAGAAAGCACAAACAGTACACCAGAGATAAACTTTGACTCAGAAAATAACGTATTAGTTATGAAAGGTCAATCCTATCCTGAAAATGCTTATAAATTTTACGAACCGCTTTTCCTATGGATTGACCATTTTCTAGAACAACTCCAATCAGGACACTCAGTCCGAATTGAATTAGATTTACCGTATATTAATACGAGTAGCTCTAAATGCTTAATGATGCTGTTAGATAAATTTGAAGAAGCCAACAGTCCTGATAATCCATTTTCGCTATTTTGGTATTGTGATATGGAAAACGAAAGTGAAGTTGAATGTGCGGAAGAGTTTGTTGAAGATTTAACTTTCTCATATGAAATCATTCAAAGAAATGATTAA
- a CDS encoding sensor histidine kinase: MKKKTIFNEELEFLEQAKEVISDGKHNEEQLHPKYIELINRYEKLLKTSMKTTRISDIQGKRLKTQGNEINSINESLKAVEKSRKRYISEISHELGSPMMAIQSFINGMINGSIKPEKTYLKIIHEKIALVNRLIEELFDLAKLEEQEVNFRLVDIPLNGIYTLFDRYKVDCKTKNISLIINPISTNFTLTQVSISIEPFRIQQVLTNIIENALKHTPEGGKIEVHFNTNIKDYLMIEIEDNGLGIKPEAIPHVFTRFYKQQTPLYPEVSSTGLGLAIAREIIIKHGGQISVRSEPGKGSIFYFTIPIMRK, from the coding sequence GTGAAAAAAAAGACGATATTTAATGAAGAATTGGAATTTTTGGAACAAGCTAAGGAAGTAATTTCGGACGGCAAACATAATGAAGAACAGCTTCATCCAAAATATATAGAACTAATCAATCGTTATGAAAAGCTATTAAAAACTTCAATGAAAACAACGAGGATTAGTGATATTCAAGGAAAGAGACTAAAAACACAAGGAAATGAAATTAACTCCATTAATGAGTCTCTTAAAGCCGTTGAAAAGTCGAGAAAACGGTATATTTCTGAAATTTCCCATGAGTTAGGGAGCCCAATGATGGCTATACAGAGCTTTATTAATGGAATGATAAATGGCTCAATTAAACCTGAGAAAACGTACCTAAAAATCATTCATGAAAAAATCGCCTTAGTCAATCGTCTTATCGAAGAGTTATTTGATTTAGCAAAATTAGAAGAACAAGAAGTAAATTTTCGTCTAGTAGATATACCATTAAATGGTATTTATACATTATTTGATAGATATAAAGTTGATTGTAAAACTAAGAATATTTCACTCATCATCAATCCTATTAGTACTAATTTCACATTAACTCAAGTATCCATCTCTATCGAACCCTTTCGTATACAGCAAGTTTTAACAAATATAATTGAAAATGCCCTAAAACATACTCCCGAGGGAGGAAAAATAGAAGTACATTTCAACACCAACATAAAAGATTACCTGATGATAGAAATTGAAGACAACGGTTTAGGCATTAAACCAGAAGCCATTCCACATGTCTTTACACGTTTCTATAAACAACAAACTCCATTATACCCCGAAGTAAGCAGTACTGGACTAGGTCTTGCTATCGCAAGAGAAATAATTATTAAACACGGTGGACAAATCAGTGTAAGAAGTGAACCTGGAAAAGGCAGTATATTTTACTTTACTATTCCAATAATGAGAAAATAA
- a CDS encoding SpoIIE family protein phosphatase has product MKLQTKLLLNSFVIIVMALLILTYIIFRMMSMQTTATTFSNSLLNIEQMNSAIVSYQQALDNFGKNATEGNLANAITKYNDMLEKVDTLSDIPTVISNEEIRRIDTIQTKVDVLQKDMNVVIEQGETIEAMMLSTKLFGIMNDIYLLNLSMKERYAQLIKQNNDQVISIAFTSGLVLLVASTLINILITKRILKPIQTLSDYSKEIAAGNLAIKEIEFTSRDEVGLLTNSFNRMKKNLHQSIEKIQSNANALKEKNERINDSIDYAKRIQDSVLPANRLLLTLFQEHFLIYKQRDTVGGDFYWCKETERGFYIAVADCTGHGVPGALMTTLSISALNQIVDDAPMLTPADILERLNRKIKQSLNQQSKSGLTDDGLDIGLCFIEGKTVTFSGSKLSLYVKREDGLTIIKGDKKSIGYRRTPYDYSYTNAEVIANENTIFYITTDGYVDQNGGEKNYSFGKKNLVKLIEENYLHSMESQKEGFVNRLEEYKGIELQRDDITVIGFKI; this is encoded by the coding sequence ATGAAGCTACAAACCAAGCTATTACTGAACTCATTTGTAATTATAGTAATGGCCCTACTTATTTTGACATATATCATTTTTAGAATGATGTCTATGCAAACAACAGCCACTACTTTTTCAAATTCATTGCTTAATATTGAACAAATGAATAGTGCCATTGTCAGTTATCAGCAAGCATTAGATAACTTCGGGAAAAATGCCACAGAAGGAAATTTAGCAAATGCAATTACTAAGTATAACGATATGTTAGAAAAAGTGGATACATTGTCCGATATACCAACCGTTATTAGTAATGAAGAAATAAGAAGAATAGATACGATACAAACAAAGGTAGATGTATTACAAAAGGATATGAATGTTGTAATTGAACAGGGCGAAACGATTGAAGCGATGATGCTTTCAACAAAATTATTTGGAATTATGAATGATATTTACCTTTTAAATTTATCGATGAAGGAAAGATATGCACAATTAATTAAGCAAAATAATGACCAGGTGATATCTATTGCTTTTACAAGTGGTTTAGTTTTACTAGTAGCATCAACCCTTATTAACATACTAATCACGAAAAGAATTTTAAAGCCTATACAGACGTTAAGTGATTATTCAAAGGAAATAGCAGCAGGAAATTTGGCAATAAAAGAGATAGAATTTACTAGTCGTGATGAGGTTGGCTTATTAACAAATTCATTTAACCGCATGAAAAAGAACTTGCATCAGTCAATTGAAAAGATTCAGAGTAATGCAAATGCTCTGAAGGAAAAAAATGAACGAATTAATGATAGTATTGATTATGCAAAACGAATTCAAGATTCTGTACTTCCGGCTAATAGATTACTTTTAACTTTGTTCCAGGAGCACTTCCTAATTTATAAGCAGAGAGATACAGTTGGTGGAGATTTTTATTGGTGTAAAGAAACAGAAAGAGGCTTTTATATTGCTGTCGCTGACTGTACAGGGCACGGTGTACCAGGAGCTTTAATGACAACATTGTCGATATCTGCCTTGAATCAAATTGTTGATGATGCTCCTATGTTAACACCAGCAGATATACTAGAAAGATTAAACAGAAAAATTAAGCAAAGCTTAAATCAACAATCTAAGTCAGGATTAACTGATGATGGGTTGGACATAGGACTTTGCTTTATAGAAGGCAAAACTGTAACATTTTCTGGTTCTAAACTGTCATTGTATGTAAAGAGAGAGGATGGTCTTACAATCATTAAAGGAGACAAAAAAAGCATAGGATATCGCCGAACACCTTATGACTATTCATATACAAATGCAGAAGTGATAGCAAATGAAAATACGATATTTTATATTACAACAGATGGTTATGTAGACCAAAATGGAGGAGAGAAAAATTATTCCTTCGGCAAGAAGAATTTAGTGAAGCTAATTGAAGAAAACTATCTTCATTCTATGGAATCACAAAAAGAAGGGTTTGTAAATCGGCTTGAAGAGTATAAAGGAATAGAACTACAGCGAGATGACATAACAGTTATTGGATTTAAAATATGA
- a CDS encoding BMP family lipoprotein, producing MMKNYHLFLLLLFLFGITGCGQSQVIDSVSDKVKIGLMLDSGLGDQSFNDAAFMGVMKARDELDIIFEYRQLSETGTYLQGFNELMDEGCDLIIGLEFNMIEDLTYIASEYPEQQFLILGGVIDLPNVTSLTFRDEQGSFIVGAIAGLQTDKNNIGFIGGMDIPVIKNIKNGYIAGVKAVSPETNIIVEYTHDFRNAEIAKDIARQMIEKHDIEIIYVAAGFSGLGAIEEIAHQQKYAIGVDSDQFFLAESAVITSMIKKIDVAIYTAIEELIEHGHLPEEHMVFGIAEDGVGAAPIRVITLSKEHEALVESLTKQLIDGSITINP from the coding sequence ATGATGAAAAATTACCATTTATTTCTTTTGCTATTATTTCTTTTTGGAATTACTGGCTGTGGGCAATCGCAAGTAATAGATAGTGTAAGCGATAAAGTGAAGATCGGATTAATGCTTGACTCGGGCTTAGGCGATCAGTCTTTTAATGATGCTGCGTTCATGGGAGTTATGAAAGCTAGGGACGAGTTAGATATCATCTTTGAATATCGTCAGTTAAGTGAAACAGGTACATACCTGCAAGGCTTCAATGAATTGATGGATGAAGGCTGTGACCTTATTATTGGATTAGAATTTAATATGATTGAGGACCTCACCTACATTGCAAGTGAATATCCTGAACAACAATTTTTAATATTAGGTGGAGTAATTGATTTACCAAATGTTACCTCTCTAACCTTTAGAGATGAGCAAGGAAGCTTTATTGTAGGTGCAATTGCTGGTTTGCAAACAGACAAGAATAACATAGGCTTTATCGGTGGGATGGATATTCCTGTTATTAAAAATATTAAGAATGGGTATATCGCAGGAGTAAAAGCAGTTAGTCCAGAAACAAATATAATTGTAGAGTATACACATGATTTTCGTAATGCAGAAATTGCAAAAGACATTGCTCGTCAAATGATAGAGAAACATGATATAGAAATTATTTATGTGGCAGCAGGCTTTTCTGGTTTAGGGGCAATTGAAGAAATAGCCCATCAGCAAAAGTATGCTATTGGCGTCGATAGTGACCAATTTTTTCTTGCAGAATCGGCTGTTATTACGTCAATGATTAAAAAGATTGATGTGGCGATTTATACTGCTATCGAGGAACTTATAGAACATGGACATTTGCCTGAAGAACATATGGTATTCGGTATAGCTGAAGATGGTGTTGGTGCGGCTCCAATACGAGTAATAACTCTAAGTAAGGAACATGAGGCGCTAGTAGAATCACTTACGAAGCAATTAATCGATGGTTCTATCACAATTAATCCATAA
- a CDS encoding response regulator, which produces MTKILIVDDANFMRNSLRKIIEEIGNTKILEASNGKEALFLYKQYKPELVLMDIMMPEMNGIDALKEMLRIDKRAKIIMCSASGHKRTIIDTIMLGARDFIIKPFHKEKVKEAVKKQLLDS; this is translated from the coding sequence ATGACAAAAATTTTAATAGTAGATGATGCGAATTTTATGCGTAACTCTTTAAGAAAAATTATAGAGGAGATTGGTAATACAAAGATTTTAGAGGCTTCGAATGGTAAAGAGGCACTCTTTTTATACAAGCAATACAAACCTGAATTAGTATTAATGGACATTATGATGCCAGAAATGAACGGTATTGATGCATTAAAAGAAATGCTCAGGATAGATAAAAGAGCCAAGATTATTATGTGTTCAGCTAGTGGGCATAAAAGAACGATAATCGATACTATCATGTTAGGAGCAAGGGACTTTATCATAAAACCATTTCATAAAGAAAAGGTGAAAGAAGCAGTTAAAAAACAGTTACTAGATTCTTAA
- a CDS encoding MgtC/SapB family protein has product MDVSAELLLKLGLSTIIGMIIGLERGLRNKPLGLKTSIVIAVSSCLLTIVSIEAAYSFEKHSGVMMDPMRLAAQIITGVGFIGAGTILVQGLSVRGLTTAAMIWGAAGLGIATGAGFYKEAILSLFLIIVSVEVLPLVIKYIGPKRLNEKTIRMKITITKERNMTEIIKEIKSKNIAIDNVKVDDLENKELVLLELRVRVGEKRYTTDVHLDVKEIDGIVGVKCELI; this is encoded by the coding sequence ATGGATGTTTCAGCAGAATTATTACTCAAATTAGGTTTGTCGACCATAATAGGGATGATTATTGGTCTAGAAAGAGGACTTAGGAATAAACCTCTTGGCTTAAAAACGTCTATTGTTATTGCAGTTAGTAGTTGCCTTTTGACAATAGTCTCTATCGAGGCAGCTTATTCTTTTGAAAAACACTCAGGTGTAATGATGGACCCGATGCGTTTAGCTGCACAAATCATTACAGGTGTCGGCTTCATTGGTGCTGGTACTATTTTAGTACAAGGTCTTTCTGTTCGTGGACTAACAACAGCAGCGATGATTTGGGGTGCTGCAGGACTTGGAATAGCCACTGGAGCTGGTTTTTATAAAGAAGCTATTTTAAGCTTATTCCTAATTATTGTGAGTGTAGAAGTACTACCACTTGTTATAAAATATATTGGTCCAAAAAGGCTGAATGAAAAAACAATTCGAATGAAAATTACGATTACAAAAGAAAGAAACATGACAGAGATAATTAAAGAGATTAAATCGAAGAATATTGCAATTGATAATGTAAAAGTTGATGATCTGGAAAATAAAGAGCTTGTGTTGTTAGAGCTTCGAGTAAGGGTAGGGGAAAAGCGTTACACTACTGATGTTCATTTAGATGTGAAAGAAATTGATGGTATTGTTGGAGTTAAATGTGAATTAATTTAA
- the sigK gene encoding RNA polymerase sporulation sigma factor SigK, with protein sequence MSSIFAAITYFIKEVFVFVSYVKNNAFPQPLSKDDEKKYLKLMQEGDPDARDLLIEHNLRLVAHIVKKFENTREDTEDLISIGTIGLIKAIESYSDGKGTKLATYAARCIENEILMHLRALKKVKKDVSLHDPIGTDKEGNEITLIDVLQEEGEDIVDTIQLKMEKAQIYDYIHILDPRERDVVVGRFGLEMKEERTQREIASDLGISRSYVSRIEKRALMKLFHEFYKHNKGKM encoded by the coding sequence GTGTCAAGTATATTTGCAGCAATAACTTATTTTATTAAAGAGGTCTTTGTTTTCGTTTCATATGTAAAAAACAATGCCTTCCCACAACCACTATCGAAAGACGATGAAAAGAAGTACTTAAAACTGATGCAGGAAGGGGATCCAGATGCGCGAGACCTTCTAATAGAGCATAACCTACGTCTTGTGGCTCATATTGTGAAGAAATTTGAAAACACAAGAGAAGATACAGAAGATTTAATTTCAATAGGAACGATTGGGCTAATTAAAGCAATCGAGAGCTATTCAGACGGAAAAGGTACAAAACTTGCTACGTATGCAGCACGGTGTATTGAGAATGAAATACTAATGCACCTTCGAGCGTTAAAAAAAGTTAAGAAAGATGTTTCCTTACATGACCCTATTGGCACAGATAAGGAAGGGAATGAAATCACCCTTATCGACGTTCTCCAAGAAGAAGGAGAGGACATCGTAGATACAATTCAGCTGAAGATGGAAAAGGCTCAAATTTATGATTACATTCATATACTCGATCCTAGAGAGCGAGATGTAGTAGTCGGACGGTTTGGATTAGAAATGAAAGAAGAGAGGACGCAACGTGAAATTGCAAGTGATTTAGGAATTTCACGCAGTTATGTCTCAAGAATCGAGAAGCGAGCATTGATGAAGCTGTTTCATGAGTTTTATAAGCATAATAAGGGTAAGATGTAG